A section of the Paenibacillus yonginensis genome encodes:
- the glyA gene encoding serine hydroxymethyltransferase, translated as MMEYLRKQDPAVMEAMNLELKRQRNNIELIASENIVSEAVMEAMGSVLTNKYAEGYPGKRYYGGCEHVDIVEDLARDRAKELFGAEHANVQPHSGAQANLAVYLAALKPGDTVLGMNLAHGGHLTHGSPVNASGLLYNFVAYGVQEDTFTIDYEEVRKAAFKHRPRLIVAGASAYPRTIDFEAFASIANDVGALFMVDMAHIAGLVAAGLHPNPVPHAHFVTTTTHKTLRGPRGGMILCKKPWAQAIDKAIFPGIQGGPLMHVIASKAVALGEALEPSFKTYAENVVKNAKKLAETLLEEGLNLVSGGTDNHLMLIDTRNLNITGKEAEHVLDSIGITVNKNAIPFDPTSPFVTSGIRIGTPAATSRGMDEEAMVEIGQIIAAALKAPKDAAALEKAKARVTALTDRFPLYPEMKY; from the coding sequence ATGATGGAGTATTTGAGAAAGCAAGATCCGGCGGTTATGGAAGCGATGAATCTGGAACTGAAGCGCCAGCGCAACAACATTGAGCTGATCGCGTCCGAGAACATTGTCAGCGAAGCGGTTATGGAAGCTATGGGCTCAGTTCTGACGAACAAATACGCAGAAGGTTATCCGGGCAAAAGATACTACGGCGGCTGCGAACATGTGGACATCGTCGAGGATTTGGCCCGCGACCGTGCCAAAGAGCTGTTTGGTGCCGAGCATGCCAACGTGCAGCCGCATTCCGGCGCACAGGCCAACCTGGCTGTCTACCTGGCAGCCCTGAAACCTGGAGATACCGTGCTCGGCATGAACCTGGCCCATGGGGGCCACTTGACGCACGGCAGCCCGGTTAACGCCTCCGGTTTGCTGTACAACTTCGTCGCTTACGGCGTACAGGAAGATACGTTTACGATTGATTATGAAGAAGTGCGCAAAGCGGCATTCAAACATCGTCCCCGCCTGATCGTGGCCGGCGCCAGCGCTTATCCGCGCACGATTGATTTTGAAGCTTTCGCCTCCATCGCAAATGATGTCGGCGCTCTGTTTATGGTGGATATGGCGCATATTGCCGGTCTTGTGGCCGCGGGCCTTCATCCCAATCCTGTACCGCATGCGCATTTTGTTACGACAACGACACACAAGACGCTCCGCGGTCCGCGCGGCGGCATGATTCTGTGCAAGAAGCCTTGGGCGCAGGCGATCGACAAAGCGATCTTCCCGGGCATTCAAGGCGGTCCTCTGATGCACGTCATCGCCTCCAAAGCGGTTGCTTTGGGCGAAGCTCTCGAGCCTTCTTTCAAAACCTATGCCGAGAACGTTGTGAAGAATGCGAAAAAGCTGGCCGAAACGCTGCTTGAAGAAGGTTTGAACCTGGTATCCGGCGGTACGGACAACCACCTGATGCTGATTGACACCCGCAACCTGAACATCACCGGCAAAGAGGCCGAGCATGTGCTGGATTCTATCGGTATTACCGTTAACAAAAACGCGATTCCGTTTGATCCGACCAGCCCGTTTGTCACCAGCGGCATCCGGATCGGTACGCCTGCGGCTACCTCCCGCGGCATGGACGAAGAAGCGATGGTCGAAATCGGCCAAATCATCGCGGCTGCCCTTAAAGCGCCGAAGGACGCTGCTGCACTTGAGAAAGCTAAAGCACGCGTGACAGCGCTGACCGACCGGTTCCCGCTGTATCCGGAAATGAAATATTAA
- the atpB gene encoding F0F1 ATP synthase subunit A has product MLHKSPIIEWHGLHIDLSVILMLVVSCLVVFLLAFIATRNLSVENPGKLQSFMEWVVDFVKGLISSTMDMKKGRPFLSLGLTLIMFIFVSNMLGLPFGIVTEYDHKEAAHIFGKPIISVTEEFDKLQAEQATTGEHEEIEVGVAWWKSPTADAGVSMGLAIMVFLMVHFLGMTRNTKGYFKHYIQPYVFFLPINLIEQFSKLLTHGMRLYGNIFAGEVLISVLLKLTVLGWGGWIASVAGLVVWQGFSIFVGSIQAFVFTILTFVYISQAMETHDEH; this is encoded by the coding sequence ATGCTGCATAAGTCACCGATTATTGAATGGCATGGGCTCCACATCGATCTGTCCGTTATTCTGATGCTCGTCGTTTCCTGTCTGGTTGTGTTCCTGCTGGCTTTCATCGCTACGCGGAATTTGTCAGTCGAGAACCCTGGCAAACTTCAGAGCTTCATGGAATGGGTCGTTGATTTCGTCAAAGGGCTGATCTCAAGCACAATGGATATGAAGAAAGGCAGACCATTCCTTTCGCTTGGGTTAACGCTCATTATGTTTATCTTTGTAAGTAATATGCTGGGCTTGCCGTTCGGGATCGTAACGGAATATGACCACAAAGAAGCGGCTCATATTTTCGGCAAACCGATTATTTCGGTTACGGAGGAGTTTGATAAACTTCAGGCTGAACAAGCAACTACCGGTGAACATGAAGAAATCGAGGTGGGTGTCGCCTGGTGGAAATCGCCTACGGCCGATGCCGGGGTATCCATGGGACTTGCGATCATGGTCTTCCTGATGGTTCACTTCCTGGGCATGACGCGAAACACCAAAGGTTATTTCAAACACTATATTCAACCTTACGTATTTTTCCTGCCGATTAACTTGATTGAGCAATTCTCGAAGCTGCTAACACACGGCATGCGTCTATACGGGAATATCTTTGCGGGTGAGGTGCTGATCTCCGTGCTCCTGAAGCTTACCGTTTTGGGATGGGGCGGATGGATCGCTTCCGTTGCAGGTCTCGTAGTATGGCAGGGCTTCAGTATCTTTGTAGGCTCCATCCAAGCGTTTGTCTTTACGATTCTGACGTTTGTGTATATCTCGCAAGCTATGGAAACGCACGACGAGCACTAG
- the atpE gene encoding F0F1 ATP synthase subunit C, giving the protein MGVMAFIAAAIAVGLGALGAGIGNGLIVSKTVEGIARQPEAKSTLQTTMFIGVGLVEALPIIGVVLAFIFYAAA; this is encoded by the coding sequence ATGGGAGTTATGGCATTTATCGCCGCTGCGATTGCAGTAGGTTTGGGCGCGCTTGGCGCAGGTATTGGTAACGGTCTGATCGTAAGTAAAACAGTAGAAGGTATTGCTCGCCAACCGGAAGCAAAATCCACGCTGCAAACTACGATGTTTATCGGTGTAGGTTTGGTCGAAGCCCTTCCAATCATCGGGGTAGTCCTTGCGTTCATTTTCTACGCAGCTGCTTAA
- a CDS encoding AtpZ/AtpI family protein, translated as MDKPERGGSAWKMASIVSLIGVDFAVCTMAGFYAGSWLGNLLGNRGIGVGIGVLAGMAAGAFGAVAVIRRIMRENDE; from the coding sequence ATGGACAAACCTGAAAGGGGCGGTTCCGCCTGGAAAATGGCTAGTATAGTCAGTTTGATAGGTGTGGATTTTGCTGTCTGCACGATGGCCGGGTTTTATGCCGGGTCATGGCTGGGCAATCTGCTCGGCAATCGTGGAATCGGAGTCGGAATTGGGGTGCTCGCCGGCATGGCAGCTGGAGCGTTTGGCGCTGTGGCCGTAATTAGAAGGATAATGAGGGAAAACGATGAATGA
- the tnpA gene encoding IS200/IS605 family transposase, whose protein sequence is MANKNFSLAHTKWMCKYHIVFTPKYRRKEIYNQVRRDLIEIMKRLCKYKGVEILEGHMMPDHVHMLVAIPPKISVSSFMGYLKGKSALMIFEKHANLKYKYGNRKFWAEGYYVSTVGLNEATVAKYIREQEAHDQAVDKLSVKEYEDPFSSNKSKKK, encoded by the coding sequence ATGGCAAATAAAAACTTTAGTTTAGCGCACACAAAGTGGATGTGTAAGTATCACATTGTGTTCACCCCGAAGTATAGACGTAAAGAGATCTACAATCAAGTGAGACGAGATCTAATTGAAATCATGAAGCGTCTATGTAAATACAAGGGAGTCGAGATATTAGAAGGACATATGATGCCGGATCATGTGCACATGCTGGTGGCGATTCCACCGAAAATATCTGTGTCTTCCTTTATGGGCTATTTAAAAGGGAAAAGCGCACTCATGATCTTTGAGAAGCATGCCAATTTGAAGTATAAGTATGGGAATCGTAAATTCTGGGCGGAAGGCTACTACGTAAGTACAGTGGGGCTAAATGAAGCCACCGTCGCCAAATACATTCGAGAGCAAGAGGCACATGACCAGGCAGTGGATAAGCTGAGTGTAAAAGAGTATGAAGATCCATTCAGCAGCAACAAGAGCAAGAAAAAGTAA
- a CDS encoding ATP synthase subunit I — MNELTKYRVLVVRIVLIFAALCLLISVILPEHRAIAHGLILGSIVSCINVIHMAYKVRLIIEAAVLAAEGKGTKRRVGLGFGFRLATSILAIVIPLEFPHYFSELAVLASLVFAHFLLQILGIIFSIKEERLRDELARKEKAKQQQN, encoded by the coding sequence ATGAATGAACTAACCAAATATCGGGTACTCGTTGTCCGGATTGTTCTGATTTTTGCTGCTTTATGCCTGCTCATTTCCGTGATTCTTCCGGAGCATCGGGCTATTGCTCACGGTTTGATTTTAGGTTCCATTGTAAGCTGTATTAATGTCATTCATATGGCTTACAAAGTTCGTTTGATTATTGAGGCAGCGGTACTGGCTGCGGAAGGTAAAGGCACCAAGAGGCGCGTAGGACTGGGATTTGGCTTCCGTTTGGCGACATCGATCCTTGCGATCGTAATTCCTCTTGAGTTTCCTCATTATTTTAGTGAGCTTGCCGTCTTGGCCAGTCTGGTATTCGCCCATTTCTTGCTTCAAATTCTGGGAATCATTTTCTCTATTAAAGAGGAAAGATTAAGAGATGAACTGGCCCGGAAAGAGAAAGCTAAACAACAACAGAACTAG
- the wecB gene encoding non-hydrolyzing UDP-N-acetylglucosamine 2-epimerase, translated as MSKIKVMTIFGVRPEAIKMAPLILELEKHPEQIESIVCVTAQHREMLDQVLEVFRIQPDYDLNVMKHQQSLNEITIRVLEGLEGVLKEAKPDIVLVHGDTLTTFLASYASFLQQIKIGHVEAGLRTWNKMSPYPEEMNRQLTGVLADLHFAPTDWSAGNLRKENKAESSIYITGNTVTDVFQYTVKDDYTHPVLDWASGKRLVLMTAHRRESQGEPHRNIFRAVKRIADEFEDIAICYPVHPSPAVSGPAHEILGNHPRIKLIDPLDVVDLHNFYPHTHLILTDSGGLQEEAPSFGVPVLVLRDTTERPEGIEAGTLELVGTDEEKVYARTKALLSDTETYQAMSRAANPYGDGKASQRIVNAILHNFGVISERPEQFHRKFTNENSQVL; from the coding sequence GTGTCTAAGATTAAAGTGATGACCATTTTTGGCGTCAGACCGGAAGCGATCAAGATGGCTCCGCTGATTCTGGAGCTTGAGAAACATCCGGAGCAGATCGAGTCGATCGTATGCGTAACGGCCCAGCACCGCGAAATGCTGGATCAGGTTCTGGAAGTATTCCGGATCCAGCCGGATTATGACCTGAACGTGATGAAACATCAGCAGAGCCTGAACGAAATTACGATTCGTGTTCTGGAAGGGCTGGAGGGCGTTCTGAAAGAGGCCAAGCCGGATATCGTCCTGGTTCACGGCGATACGCTGACGACCTTCCTGGCCAGCTATGCGTCGTTCCTGCAGCAGATCAAGATTGGTCATGTCGAAGCCGGACTGCGGACCTGGAACAAAATGTCCCCTTATCCGGAGGAGATGAACCGTCAGCTGACTGGTGTGCTGGCCGATCTGCATTTCGCGCCGACTGACTGGTCAGCAGGCAATTTGCGCAAAGAGAACAAGGCGGAGTCAAGTATTTATATCACAGGCAACACTGTTACGGATGTGTTTCAATATACGGTAAAAGATGATTATACCCATCCTGTACTTGACTGGGCTAGCGGCAAACGCCTGGTTCTGATGACGGCGCACCGCCGTGAATCGCAAGGGGAGCCGCACCGCAATATTTTCCGCGCCGTGAAACGGATTGCCGATGAGTTTGAAGATATCGCCATCTGTTATCCGGTGCATCCAAGCCCGGCCGTATCCGGACCTGCGCATGAGATTCTGGGCAATCACCCGCGCATCAAGCTGATTGATCCGCTGGATGTCGTTGATTTGCACAACTTCTATCCGCATACGCATCTGATCCTGACGGATTCGGGCGGCCTGCAGGAGGAAGCTCCTTCCTTTGGTGTTCCGGTGCTTGTTCTGCGCGATACGACGGAACGTCCGGAAGGAATTGAGGCGGGAACGCTTGAGCTGGTCGGTACGGATGAAGAGAAGGTGTATGCACGGACAAAAGCGCTGCTCAGCGATACCGAGACTTATCAGGCCATGAGCCGGGCCGCCAACCCGTACGGAGATGGAAAAGCATCGCAAAGAATTGTCAATGCGATACTTCACAATTTCGGCGTGATAAGCGAGCGTCCTGAACAATTTCACAGAAAGTTCACAAATGAAAACAGCCAAGTGTTGTAA
- the upp gene encoding uracil phosphoribosyltransferase: MGKLIVCDHPLIQHKLTFIRDMRTSTKEFRELVDEVATLMAYEITRNLPLQTITVQTPVAETETQVISGRMLGLVPILRAGLGMVDGVLKLIPGAKVGHVGLFRDPETLQPVEYYTKLPTDVQERELIVIDPMLATGGSAIAAIDVLKKRGCSQIKMMNLIAAPEGVKAVQEAHPDVDIYVAALDSHLNDHGYIIPGLGDAGDRLYGTK; the protein is encoded by the coding sequence ATGGGAAAATTGATCGTTTGCGACCATCCCCTGATTCAGCACAAACTGACGTTTATCCGCGATATGCGGACAAGCACCAAGGAGTTTCGGGAATTAGTGGATGAGGTAGCCACCTTGATGGCTTATGAAATTACAAGAAATCTGCCGCTTCAAACCATAACGGTTCAAACACCGGTGGCTGAGACGGAGACCCAGGTCATTTCCGGACGGATGCTCGGACTGGTTCCGATTCTCCGTGCGGGTTTGGGTATGGTAGACGGCGTATTGAAGCTGATTCCCGGCGCCAAGGTGGGGCATGTGGGTCTCTTCCGTGATCCGGAGACGCTCCAGCCGGTCGAATATTATACCAAGCTGCCTACGGACGTGCAGGAACGTGAGCTGATCGTTATTGATCCTATGCTGGCAACGGGCGGATCGGCGATTGCGGCTATCGACGTCTTGAAGAAACGCGGCTGCAGCCAAATCAAAATGATGAACCTGATTGCGGCGCCTGAAGGCGTTAAGGCCGTACAGGAGGCTCATCCGGATGTGGATATCTACGTGGCCGCCCTGGACAGCCATCTGAATGATCACGGTTATATTATTCCAGGACTGGGCGATGCCGGAGACCGTCTATACGGAACTAAATAA